The sequence GGAGTTCATTGATTTATGAGGGATGACTCGAAATatagagtgaagctgttacttaCTTACCATAAGGTgagaatgaacttgaatacaCGTGACATATATAAGCATTGGCCTTTGGCATGGATCTATCACGCAAGACATGAATATGGTATGATAATGactaaaatccaaggaatactctagagtaagaagggatcaccatcttatcacaactcttattgacatgcatcacaatctaattctcaaaacttgatttggttcttcactctaccatctcccctttagatcAAAGATAACATTCTAAGCTTATGggctactccatatcctcgagactgGCCATAATTTCTTTGCTCTAATGGCTTACACATAAATGCACATTCACCTGAATAAACTATATATAGACAATACTAACTTCATTTTTGGACACTCTCTTAATACATAGCATCCTTAACTTCctttagcttcaataatcatcatcatagacttacactctaTTAACTCGACAACATAcctgcctcactaaacacataatctgctTCCTTTTTTTCATAGtgtactaatatcatatctctagcCATCAATAATACCATATACTAATGACTAGCCTattcacacttagaaactcaCGGGCATTATCTAAGCACACATGACActcaataatcttagaaaataattcaatccccatatcaccttggaACACCTCTACATCATTACTATGACATCATACTTAATTgtgaataaataaacttaaactcttgcatacattATCTCAAGCCTACACGTTTACCTCCCATACAACTGTCGCACTATCCCAAGTAATCACtctttccaccttgatgatcatccactgttcaagCTTAGATTCTAGTACTAGTCATGATTAACCACAACTTCACACGCCATTCTTTACATGTCAAAACATCAGGATatactagtccactagaaccttataataataataataataataataatatttgatcataatATTATAGTCTATCTAATTACAGTCCATAAGCACATCCCTCTTCCACACATCTCTAGTACTTATCCATTCATATATCTAAATTATACCCCTAGCTCCAAAAAAACATCAACCAATTTATTTTTCACAACTTCAAAGAGAACCCACATTAACAATTCTTATCAACATAATACTTTCATTTGGAACCTATATTTTTCTAACACaatgaaatatcatcaaaaacttcTTTCCTACTTTAAGCATACCATaatttaccttaactaataactctttctttaCCTTCAACCATGAAATCTACACCATATTCACTACCATTTAGTTAGCAGACAAGGATAAATCATCCTCATCCTACTTAATAGAAGACATAAATCTATTAATTTTTACCCTCAATCAAATACTAACCCAAACTTTTCTTGTTATTAAACTTCTAAATCCATACTTCCAACTCTAAGGATGTTCTACAACTTATGAACCATAACACCCTGAGTTATACTTTTCCTTAATAAAAATTGTATTCAATACTCAAGGTACGTGCTCTTTCCTTTCATAAGTGTTATCTATAATGAAGGGTTAAcaaggaatctgaatacatatcttattctatCTTAACTAAaaaactcatatggatgaggacataactttcgACTTGAGAAACTTATAACACACCagcgagctcctctcaagccccttgtgtgacttctgaaattactgatagtaaatctgagagcatcatcttaggaggaattggaacttagtaatcatgttatctcaagaataagataTAGATGGAGAATTATGAAGTAACACACGAATCGACAAAATTTTCTAAAAGAATAACTTTagtgcacgatctagagtatgaaagaaagaaaactcttcttaaatgccctatagcctcttgaagaaaagtacaaacgccATTGTActgttctgcaagactctactaagcACGGCAGgcaccctaggaaacttgaactctgtactctgataccaagtttgtaacaccccgagactaccccctggacgtcacacagtgcttaggaccacaagtgatcccaagctaacccttatactggcataactcataagcaactaaataagatacattaaTCTAAAAGAAATATGTGGAAGAGAACTCTTTACTAAGTaggttcaatacaaaactatGTAAAACGATTAaaactctggttatacaaaataaaactgaaatcaaatacatcaactctactggctgtctatgaagcctttactaatactgactataggtaccCGGGATATGACCCCTAGCTATCACTGATCAGTAcgtctaaataaataaaataagatgcTACTCAAACTATAATTAACTcaagtccttgaatcaaaagggctTATCACCTGCTGATCGAAAGTTGTacactatctgattatgatgtatgggctacaactggtacctacattatgagataatgcaACACATAGAcaaatatgtggatcagtacttctggaatatactgagtatatgagagtgaatgcataagtaaaacaatagctAAATAatcatataaactttcaaataatgcatgctaagtgtaaatgactcaccttgggcttgaataaaacaaaagttgtaaaatcataaacatgagtaatgaagcataagtataaactttgtgagccataagacttagttctaaaagcttttcttttattctttcttagggaggttcttataaccgacataaaccatgtgagctatcatggagtccaaagtcttacccacgttggggagagccgtcctaccCTTGAAATCGAGATAGGAACCTAACCAAAGTGATCACTATCtgtaacttcatccatattggtaATAAaattaacctatgttggctcatagttctggggcatgtgaccttggacgcatacctaactcggtgctaaatattactcccttattacttaatgctcatactttaggaaatccaccttaaaatagcataagggtttataatgaaaaccagttatgcttctcctTGGTTTAAATTATAATCAAGATGAACGAATGTTGATTCCATcacttagctgaggatcaaaagatcaattcttgctttaaatcttgaaataatcTTGTCAATGAATGATTAAAAGAATAATCTTCTTGATATCTCAAAACTTAAACTTAGGGGTTAAAATtaccaaaacttcatgctcaatataactcttgaaatacttcaacaacaacaagtcaagatagtgcaatctcattcataataaaaatattataagttaaaacataaatgtaagcacttcttgatatacttaaaactttaaatctcatgataatcacatgcttcaagaatatagaaacttgggCATGAACCCTACTTTAAAACAAGTAAATAGaaatcttaaaatcatacaatTTGGGCATAAGGGTTAAAAGATGCTCTTGtccataaccccacataccttaattaaacaaattcttgaagaaatcttgaaattgaaacttgaatttcttgggaaaggaagcttgaatttcttgatcttGAAAAGAGAGGCttgaattttgggtgaggaaccccaatcttgatgttcttgatattcttgaatttaaatcttaagacttgggagatgatcttgaagatAACCCTAGATGGTTGTTCTTGAGTATGGAAGAGGAAGTAACGCATTATGTGTTTGAGAATTAGGAAAAATACGCTTAATAAAGGATCTTAAGTCatgggggtagggtttgaggtgaggaaaagaccaaactaccccTCCGAAGCTgacttaaattttttgaaattctttagttgatggcttatcaacttggTTGATAGACTATCAGCCTAGTCATCAACTTCCTTTCACATTCTGCCTAAGGTTAACGACTTGGCTGATAGGTCGTCAActtgttgatgacttatcagcctagTTGTACCCTCCTTTAGTGCTtttacctaaggttgatgacttggttAACGGGTTGTCAActtgttgatgacttatcagcctagTCGACACCTTGATGACAGATGGATATGCTGagaaaaaatgatcataactttccactttgatatcggattaaggtgaaactagatGCGTTGAAAAGATGACTCTAATATCTTTCATTAGATATACAGTAGGACACGTgaatctatatattttaggatataCACTCATCTCAAGTGGGCTCTAGCTGGAGCATTTGTCAAAACTCTATCGATAAAAACGTCCTCAAATCGTCTTTGAGTTAGAAGGGTATTATGACCTCGATCAATAAACAAAGATATTCCCAcatcatatatttgataattatacatgtatatacatagaGTAATTGGTTTCAAGTCTGTACGCATAGGAACAACGATTttaattctagcccaaaaatgtgggatGTTACAATACATATGATCACTTGTCATCTTTCAGACATATTGTGCactgctaccatattcactttaAGGAACGAAGCATATTCGATAAGACAGTTTCACAATTTTTAATCAAATACATATGTTTTGCCTTATCCATCATAATaccatcaatatggtgcattgagattcaaactcaacgtcttatccatagaaagacgtcttaggcataaattaaTGGAGCTTAAACTCAACATCCTATCATCATTGAGCATCAAGACTTTAATTCGATGTCTTATTCTTCTGATGCGATAGAACTTGAATCCACCATTTTACTCATACTAATGACATAATAAGTTAAATAGAATGAAACTCTTGTTTAACACGTCACTGGACCATGTTTTAAGCAACATCACCAATATCACCTGCAGATAAGAAAGCATCAACGCGATACACACACCACACTtaagaatttattattttagatatatgaaTATGGGTGAACTTGCTCATAGGCTACAACAATCATTAAATCATTGATTTATCCTCCACCCAATTGTAAATACAAATAAAGATTATGGAAACTCGTGTAACTTGGCATCAGTGTAATAACTTTTCTGGTAATAGCATTCCTTAATAATCAGACCATCTACTATATGGTGACACACCAACATAACCTATGATGGATAAACTAGCACAAAACCCCTTACAGTTAGTTAATgaacacataaaatcaaaattaatattaCAGTATTTCACTTACATATTACGTCATGTAAAGTGTATATCCCAGTAATACTTTACTtgatgaactaaaaataataattaaaaatttaatggtTGTGACAGAAACATAAAAGTATAAGAATCAATAACTTTTTTCATTACTGATGGAGTATTCttcactattttactaaaaatgaaACGAAATGATCTTGTTTTGTTCCTCGACTGAAAAGAGATGTCTTGAGCAATTGGAGAAGCATTTTGATAAACAGATTTGATCTTGACCGATTCAACTTGCCTTGAATCTTTCAGTTAGTGGACTGGTCTATTGCTGTAGTATGTTGGTTACCAGTTATGTCGAAGAGAAGAATATGGAGGATTGATCATATTCACTGCTAATCATGCAGTTTCCAAAATCAATAATGTAAGCATGCCAACCAATGAATGATAAAGATGATACCAGGACGTTTATCGGTTATTCCTGATAACCTTAAAACACggataaaaatttaaagaatattacCCACTTCTTCTTTGATGAACAATAGAGATCGTGTTGATAacgtattatgaaatataaagcaaagaagaagaatagagagagaagagagtaatttttatttctcttgaaagATTCTTTTGATGGgtcaattacaatgaaggaaaaccctttatttatagggaaaagcTAACCTtgaggtttctaactttttcataaatactCATTTACTATATATGGGaaagtagatattcactatatatggtgaTATATTTATGATAGTTTTAGCTTTCTTCTTTAAAATTTGAGTTTTCTCTGTTGCGATAACAAATTGTGATCAAGTTTGTTATGGGTTTGTAAATACCTCTTGGTGATTAACGGAAAAAGTTAAATTACCAAAAAGAAATTGAGTAAttagtaatttaatttaaaaagcaTATCCTAAATGTTTGCCCTGTCAATCTTTTGTACGAATCACTTATACCACACGTTTCAATGTAACAGTTTCATTGTCGTACCTGAGATATTCTTTTTTGCAAAAATTTGTGATGGAAAGATCTATATCAATTTCGTCAATAATTGACTTGTCACAAAATCAAATTATGTTGATTAAAATTTGCCTTGTTAAAAAGATTGTGATAGAATCCTCATTTTTCCGAAAGGATCCTCTCTACCTATTTAAGATGGGGATAAAATTTATATGCACACTATCCTCTTCAAATTCATCTTATGAAATTAAACTAGGTCCAGCGTGGTAATCCTTATTGCCTTCATAATTTTGTGAAGAAATCATAAATTTGTAACAAAATTATGAcatacaaataattattttatcataaattgTGGTGAAAATATAACAACCCATCAttccatcacatacttatataACAGAATGTGACGAATCATCACGTACTTCCCAAAATTTATTCACATTTTGATGTATTCTATCATAAAGTCATCACAAAATTGTGATGAACTAGTCTGTCACATATGTTCCGTCATagtttaaatttgtatttttcttgtggTGATCAAGTTATGAGAATTGAGACAATGGAAACGTATTGGACTTCAATAGGGTCAAATCTGAAAGCCAAGAAAGCGGTTGAGAACCAAACAGATATACAAGACCTTTCAGTAAAGTGTTCAAGTTATGATAACCTACGTATACAAAGCCgccaaaaagagaagaaaacacgTATGATTGCAATTTCAAACTAATCAACACAACAGAAGGACATACATCTAAACACTTTCCATGAGCAAAAGACTAATATCAACGTTGAACATTCAACGCTACAGGCAGATACAGAAGGGAAAAAAAAGGTTTTATTCCACTCATGTGGTCCTGATAACCAGTGGCGTAGTTATATATAATGAAGGGTGGTCAATCGAACTCGAACATCTTTGTTGAAAATTTATACtatgtatatatagagaaaaTTATAGTACAAAATATATTGGCCAAAAATTATTTTCCATACGCatatatattaaatcttgaaTATCCTTATCGAAATTTCTGACTTGTCGTTGTTGATGACTTGAATTGACTTCATCATCAGACTTCTAAACGTTGTCGTTCTGGGGTCCAATGAGGAGCATCAGGACTAAAGTGAACTGAAACTACCCTTGAGTCTATTAGTTCCACTATGGGTGTAAAATTGACACACCTAGGAGCCTTGTACTGATTTATAGATGCACCCCTAGAAATTGCATAGTCCATTAGCTCTTCAAATGTGCCGTCTTTCACTACCCTAATTTCAAGTGGTCCAATTGAGTTATCTGCAACTCGGCACTGTCGATAAACTGAGTTCAATGATTCTTCCATAGCCAAGCAACATTGGTTGAAAACCTCTTTACTAGGCGAGTTGGTTGGGTCCTTTATATGTAATTCGCAATAGATAACATAATGTCCTGGAATTGTTTTAGTGTCGGCATAGCTGGTGTATTCGACCACACTAGTATCATACGGGCGCAAAATGGAAGCAGCATTCTCAACCGCGTTTTGCAACTCGGCCTCATCAGTTTTGTCAGAATCAATGCTCAATACTACATTCTTCCTCCTTATGAATTTAAACTGAGGGGCAGAGTTGTGAAACCCAGTGACCTGGAGTATGTCACCGACTCTGTAACGACATAATCCAGCGTAAGTTGTGATCACGAGCTCGTATTCTTTTCCCACTTCTACATCAGCTAGGTCCACGAGACGGGGTGGTGAGTCACGAGAGATCGTTCCATGATTCGCTGAGTCGTGAGGGATGAACTCATAGTAGCACATATTGGGCATTATGGTGTAACAAACTTCAGATGGCTTGCACATTGGCTTCAAATTAAGGCCAAAATAACACTCGGATGATGCGTACATAGTACACGCCTTTGGTAATCCACCACTGTAATAATCTAGTGTACGGATGTACTGAGCCATTGCACCTATCACAATTCATAATAAGCAATATTATTAGTGTAgtttaacaagttaaaatactatACCACAAAACTTTTTACACGCTATTTGTATTCGACTAAGCCAAATTTTGCTCGTACAAAATTTGACATGACACGTATCTTAGACTAGCAAATTTATTTATCAGGAATGTATAGAGCCATCATATATACCTGTCACAATTACATCCAAGTACTTTGTATTTGGCCAAATTCTTGTAATGATGCCTTCCCAATTCTGGCCTTCACATTCCTTGATAATGAAATCGGCAAGTTCACGATTTGGTTTAAGTATTCTGGACATGCATTCCCTGATTGAAGGGTCAGAAACTCTGGGATTTAATATCCCAGATGCGATATCCTTAGCAAGTTGCTGCCAATTGAGTTCAAGAAAATGAATGGCTCGAAGTAGACCTGAGGCAAAAACAGCTCCTACTCGTAGAACCTCTTTACGCATGAGAAGGCCACAAAGCATTTGAGAATACATGCTCTGAAAAGAGTCGACACAGAGAACAGCCTCGTTGGGGCTAGTATACACATTGTAAGGATCGTATGGCCTCGTCTTGAAGTGGTCACTTTTGTAGTAACTTGTCAGGACTGGTCTTGCTAGTAGCCCACTGGGTGTCTTGGTTTCGGCTTTTATAAATAGAAAATACAAGCCCTTGCCTTTGTCTAGACCTGGCACATACCTGTTGACAATTCCACAAATCAGAAattaatcctcaaaaaataattatgtaactCCGCAACAGTGTTAAGTTTAACAtgcatattcaatatatttattaattagcAGTTCCTCTGTTTATCATAGAACTTAATTCTATGACAAAAAAAAACTAGGAATTAACTTGCCCAGCAGATCATATTTTGGAACTACATAAAAAGTGTGCATATTGACACTCCATTTTGTAATGACGCACATTAAGTGGATCGAAGTAACATAATTTCCCCTTATAACAGAAAAAAGGTTGTTAGAGTTGTTAATTAGTTGACCATTTGATGATAGAAGACAACTCCCGTCAACAATCTTATGAGGCAAATCTTGAAAGTATATTTACAAATAGCACTTACAGATTCATCACGGGCATGAGAAGGCTGTATAATAGTTGTTTCCGATCTAACTCCTCTTGAATTGTGGGCATCAGCTTTCTCTCACCAGCAGACGTCCCCGAACTACAAATAAGGacgaaattaatttaatttagtatAATCACTTATCTAAAATTACTAAATTTACAAATTAAAttgatatatacatttatatcaGTTTAAGAGATCATATATGAACCTGAAATCAAGATCGCTGCGGGTAAGCTAATTTGCAAGATTATATATAAGTAGGAGTATACATGCTATTTGCTTTAGATAGGTAATTAAATCTCACCTGGTGAGGAACTCAGAGATGGGATGAGAT comes from Capsicum annuum cultivar UCD-10X-F1 chromosome 2, UCD10Xv1.1, whole genome shotgun sequence and encodes:
- the LOC107860970 gene encoding probable indole-3-acetic acid-amido synthetase GH3.1 produces the protein MAMHSAVSYPLGRPACKKDAKALQFIEEMTRNVDSVQEKVLAEILSGNANTEYLQRFKLGGATDRDTFKSKVPVITYEEIQPDIQRIANGDRSPIFSSHPISEFLTSSGTSAGERKLMPTIQEELDRKQLLYSLLMPVMNLYVPGLDKGKGLYFLFIKAETKTPSGLLARPVLTSYYKSDHFKTRPYDPYNVYTSPNEAVLCVDSFQSMYSQMLCGLLMRKEVLRVGAVFASGLLRAIHFLELNWQQLAKDIASGILNPRVSDPSIRECMSRILKPNRELADFIIKECEGQNWEGIITRIWPNTKYLDVIVTGAMAQYIRTLDYYSGGLPKACTMYASSECYFGLNLKPMCKPSEVCYTIMPNMCYYEFIPHDSANHGTISRDSPPRLVDLADVEVGKEYELVITTYAGLCRYRVGDILQVTGFHNSAPQFKFIRRKNVVLSIDSDKTDEAELQNAVENAASILRPYDTSVVEYTSYADTKTIPGHYVIYCELHIKDPTNSPSKEVFNQCCLAMEESLNSVYRQCRVADNSIGPLEIRVVKDGTFEELMDYAISRGASINQYKAPRCVNFTPIVELIDSRVVSVHFSPDAPHWTPERQRLEV